The genome window tttacctctgtattttgtcaggtatgctatagcatccgaatgctatagcgttcctcgtcacataataaccctaatataagctgtctaaggacaggtatgctatagctgtcgaaaaattcccatacaaaatattggtgtcccagaggggtgactgagcgtccgcgaacgtgttaattATAGTTAGCGGTCCAACGACTGAACTTTTAAGAGGGCTAACAACCAAGGCCATAGTGACTAGGGCTTAGAGAACGAAACGCTTTGTGAGAACGATTTTTGTATAACTCCCGCTCTGCCCGCGTGAAAATGCTCATTTACTGTGTgagtatgttaaaaaaaaatatcccttATTCTGGAATATTCTCCTATTATTTACACGTCTTAATACACCATTCATTAATAACCCCTGTCTTACCTGCCACTCACAGGTGAAAATGCTTAAAATACCTGTTCATTACATAAACTGCGAATGGTAACGAATAAAAAGCTTTATTTACAAAAGACACAATGAAATGATAAATGAGTTGATGGATTCAACAGACGCCTGCCTTTTAGTATCGTATAGTCGTGTATGGACCACTTTACACACTTTAGACTCTGCACATTGTTTATACtaagtcggtggcaaacaagcctACTGCCCGCTTCAGTTTTAAGCACCCACCTTCGCATCCTCGTTGAGTTCTGGTTACCTCATTCACCAGCAGGAACGCAATAGGGTCTAGTGTAATGCGGTTGCGGTTTTCgacaagtaaataaataaataagtaaatattacacagattgactgaatacGTATGATGAGCACAGCATCATACAAATAGATGCCTTCATACCGGGATTAGAACACGCTGTACTTACTGGCCAGGTTACTAGCGTGACTTGTTAGAACCTACGtaagtttattaactatgaagttcgtatgtgtaccattataaactctactggttgaatagaatcgtcttctagacaatgtcacacaatgtaaacatgtcagtttggttcagttcgtttgcctgtgcggtcggcacaaatatacattggaaaactatctagtattttatttactgtgtccacGGATATTTCCAACTTGGTAGCAGATCATGCAGTAAATTTGCTACGATAGTATCAATTTTCCGAAGTGTTCGCGAgaaatttcatcaaattattttcaaaaattttcgcaacaaaaacaaaagatgGCATCTGCCAGTCAGAATTGTTTCATCGAAAAACTGTCTGGAATACAGAATTATTCATCTTGGAAGTTTATGATGCGGATGGTGCTTATCCACGATGATCTTTGGGAATGTATAAGCAcgcctgaaaataaaaatgaagacgCGAAGAAGCAGGAGAAGGCGCTCGCGAAAATCGCCTTAAACGTACAGCCTTGTGTGTTTCCACAAATTAGAAATGCCAAGACGGCTCGCGAAGCGTGGAGCAACCTGCAAAAGGCATACGAGGACCGAGGCTTGTCACGACGGCTCGGACTGCTACGCACATTGTTCGCCATCAAACTGAGCGAATGTGGTAGCATGGAGGTTTACGTCAACAAGGTCATGGACATATCGCAACAGCTGAGCGACATCGGGAAGGCATTGGAAGATGACTTCGTAGCCGTGATTTTACTTAGTGGCTTGACAAGCGATTACGACCCGTTGATAATGGCTCTAGAAAATTTGAACACGTCACTGTCAAGCGAAAATGTCAAAGCCAAATTGCTTCTAGAAAATTCAAGACGCAATGAGAAAAATGAAGATGCTACGGCTTTTGCAACTCGGAAAGTACGCAACTCAATTAAATGCTTCAGATGCAAAAAGAGTGGACATACCAAGAAGGATTGTCCAGAAAACTCTGACGGCAAGAAGAGTGGCAAGAAAAGCCAGACGATGCTTACTGCATTGGCCGCAGGAGCCAACCGTGACGTTTGGTACGTCGACAGTGGTGCGGCACAGCATTTCTGCAACGATCGCAGCTTTTTATCAGATTTTACTACTGATAAACCAAAGAAGGTATATATCGCGAATGGTGAAGCCTTATTGACAGCTGGGAAAGGAACTGCTCAAGCTTTGTTAAAGGACAATAGTGTGAGATCTATAAGTAATGTGTACTTAGTACCTAAATTGTCTGCAAATTTATTATCTGTTAGTGCTATGGATAGGAAAGGTTACGAAATTGTGTTTCGTTCTGGCGTGTGTAAAGTTTTTGACAAAGGGCAGGTTTTAGCTACAGCTACCCTAAGAGATGGTATTTATCAACTCGATGCCATCGAAACTCTTTCGGCTTTGTGTAGCGAGCCATCTTCGCAGGCTATGCCTTTGTCTTTAGGTACAGGTGACAACGTAGCGGTGCCGGCACGTTCTGTTGCTGAGAGCGTGAAGCAAGCGCCACAGTTCCCTGCTACTGGAAGCCAGTCAACACAACAAGTTTGGCATCGACGTCTATCTCATCTGAACGCCCGCAGTATGGAGTTACTGAGAAAAGGTATGGTCACTGGTATTTCTTATGACAACAATAATTTTAAGTCgtgtgtttcctgtattttaggTAAACAGACTAAGTTGCCATTTCCGAAGAAATCTGAGACCAGGGCTAAGGAAATCCTTGGGTTAGTTCACAGTGACGTCATGGGACCACTACCGTGTCCGTCCATAGGTGGGAAAAGATATTTCCTGTTGTTCATTGATGACTTGTCAagaaaaacatttgtttattttcttaggcGGAAGGATGAGGTTTTTGAGATGTTTAAAGAATTCAAAGCTCTCGTGGAAAACCAAaccaataagaaaataaaagttcTTCGTAGTGACAATGGTGGTGAATATGTCAATTCTAAATTTCAGAAGTTCCTGAAGGCGCATGGAATTCGACATCAGACCACGGTTCCAAGGTCATCAGCTCAGAACGGAGTCGCGGAGCGCGCGATAAGAAGCGTTACGGAGAAAGCCAGGTGCATGCTTCAGGAAGCAGGCTTGAAGAAGGAATTCTGGGCAGAAGCGGTCAACACCGCCGTCTACCTTAAGAATCGCTCTCCGACTAAGGCTGTGATGGGCAGTACACCAGAAGAAAAGTGGACAGGTAAAAAGGAGAATCTTAGCTACCTGCGCATTTTTGGCTGTCAAGCTTATGTCCTTCAGCACAAACGGGACAAACTGGATCCCAAAAGTAAGAAGTATATTTTTGCCGGATACTGTGACGACACAAAAGGTTACAGACTGATAGATCCGGAGAACCCGAAGACTGTCATAAAAGCTAGAAACGTGATTTTTCTAGAACATGCTTTTTGGAATGACACTTTATCAGATGAGTATGACAGTTCACGTTACACTCAGATTAGTTTGACGAACAATGTAACTGTCGCTGATAATACTCAGGTGCAACCCGCTTTACCCGTTTTACCCCAAGAGCccgcagaaatatctgatgAAAGCGCTCAAGATAACAGCGTCATTACAACAGATGATTCTGAGAGCAGCAGTGAGACCCCAGATGACCCTGCGGATGAGACGTATGTCCCAGGAGATTCAACACTGGAAGACTTGGAAAACTCTACGGATGGAACGAGTGAGTTTGAGTCTGCTAATATAGCAAACACTGTATGCAGTGACAACGGGGACCCTCTAACAGTTCGCGAGGCGCTGAGTGGCCCGGATGCGAGTAAGTGGAAAGCCGCGATGGCGGAAGAGTATAAATCCTTCATCGATAACAAGTGTTGGACTCTGACTGACCGCGATGCGAAGCAACGGCCTGTCAAATGCAAGTGGATCTTTAAAAGAAAGCTTGGCCTCGATGGGGAAATACTGAGATACAAAGCGCGCCTTGTTGCAAAAGGTTATACCCAGAAATACGGTATTGATTACGAGGAAACGTTTTCTCCTGTAGTAAGATATTCCACTATACGTACGTTACTAGCTTTAGCAACGGAACATAACATGAATATCGAGCATCTTGATGTAAAAACGGCGTTTTTGAATGGAGATTTAAAAGAAACCGTTTTTATGGAGCAGCCAGAAGGCTATAAGATTAAGGGCCAAGAAGATAAAGTTTACAAGTTGAATAAGGCCATATACGGACTGAAGCAAGCTTCGAAGTCTTGGTATGAGAAAATAAATGGCGTTTTGACAAACAAAATGAAGTTCAAACGTTTATCTTCCGAACCTTGTGTTTATGTCAAGTCGAGCGGGAAATCCATTATTATAATTGCGCTCTATGTTGATGACATAATGTTGTTTTCTTCAGCTGATTGCCGAGATACGGCTAGAATCAAAGAAGAATTAAAGAAGGCCTTTGAAATCAAAGATTTAGGGCCAGCTCATCACATTCTTGGAATGAGGCTTTGCAGACAGAATGACGAGATTACTCTAGACCAGTCAAGCTATATTAAGAAGGTGCTAGAACGATTTCATATGTCGGATTGCAAACCTGCGCGAACACCTATGGAAACAGGTCTGAAGCTCGTGAAATCTACAAAGAGAGATTGTACGCACGACTACAGAGGCCTGATAGGATGTCTAATGTACATAGCGGTATGTACGCGACCAGATATTGCACATGCTGTCAGCTCACTCAGCCAGTTCAACGACGCGTACGACGAGAACCACTGGAAAGCGGCGAAACGCGTTCTTCGCTATCTGAAAGGTACGCTTAATCATTGTTTAACTTTTCAGAAGTCAGGTTTAGACATCGTCGCATATGCTGATGCTGATTTTGCGTCAAATGAGATCGATCGCCGATCTTATACCGGTTTTGTGTTCAAAATCGGAAATTCTACTATCTCATGGGAGAGTAGGAGACAAAAGACAGTCGCTCTTTCAAGCACGGAGAGTGAGTACATGTGTCTGTCAGATGCTTGTAAAGAGGCTCTCTTTCTACGCAAGTTTCTGTTCGAAATTTACGGGGTACAGTATAGGATTACTTTGTTTAATGACAATCAGTCTGCACTGAAATTGTGTGCTAATTCTATGTACCACGCCAGAACGAAACACATCGATGTACGGCATCACTTCATCAGGGAAATCGTTGAGGAAGGTACTGtcgttttaaaatacctatcaactGATGAAATGGTGGCCGATGTTTTAACGAAACCGTTAGCAAAAGAAAAACATGATAAGTTTGttagtcatttatttgtatcattAAATAAGTGACTTGGCTCTAAgcaatatactatatactagTGAAGGTATAGTTTGTTTTAGATCCGTTTCATGTATGTTTTGACTATTTGTAGTTTTATATGTTACGGATACTTTACGAAATTTACTGATACCTTTGCTATGcctatttttgtgttgtaggtaatgttttgtttttagacaGCGGATGTGTCTAATGTATTTGCTTAGATTactatgtgtttaatgtatgtgatgtacatgagtttatattggttCAAGGGCCAATGTTAGAACCTACGtaagtttattaactatgaagttcgtatgtgtaccattataaactctactggttgaatagaatcgtcttctagacaatgtcacacaatgtaaacatgtcagtttggttcagttcgtttgcctgtgcggtcggcacaaatatacattggaaaactatctagtattttatttactgtgtccacGGATATTTCCAACTTGACTGGCCTCCCAGTAACGACCGCCATGAGGAAAGCTGAGCTGAGAGTAAAAAAAGCgtcctaaatttatttttaagtacagatgttgtttttttttatgcactagtgcgagaagtggttcattatatgtcaggtcgaaacttcggatggccatctgtactgaaaaacgtcgtacgatacgcgtgcgaaaaggaaactcgaaacgagtggcgataaattaaaacacgaccgaagggagtgttttaaatcgacacgagttgtacTATTTTCCACTTCGcaaccatttttcaaacactttgtacagcggttacaaagtggaaagtacgcaaaataatagaaaatttgggACTACTCCTTTgtctgttgtttttttttatcccagaacgaaagggctcgtgatccTGAGTAGAAAACACatacaatttacctaccttagaaaaaacatctttggtgattgttctcgcgaaaatgcccatgtaccatcagcaacactgttagctgtatatttgtaatccttattacaaggacataaagtctaccgatggttagttaaGGGTGTTGTTGTTTGTACAATACCAAAAAgacgatcgagtattatagagaactagcgacccgccccggcttcgcacgggtactatacctacatgtaaaccttcctctacaatcactctatctattaaagaaaaccgcatcaaaatccgttgcgaagttttaaagatttaagcatacatagggacagagaaagcgactttgttttacaCTATGTAGTGATTACCAAAGTAAAAAGTGTagtttttgacaatttggcccataataATATGCTTTACTCGATATTTGTGTTAAAAGTTATAGTAATTACACAATGACAAGGTAATCGAAAGTTATTTGCACCATCTAGACGGTAAAACATCTGTGCCCGTCCGCGATCATTACGTGCTTCACTCTTGATGGAGTAATAGTACCGGCATTTAACAAAAATGTACAGAAAATCGCTACAACTGAGCCGTATTTCGATAAAAACCGTTGTAATCATTTTAACTgccgttaaacttccgtgagataTGTTCAAAtccctataaaataaaaataataatataatattgacgaccggtctggctcagtcggtagtgaccctgtctgctaagccgcggtcctgggttcgaatcccggtaagggcatttatttgtgtgatgagcacagatatttgttcctgagtcatggatgttttctatgtatatacgtatgtatttatctatttaagtatcgtcgcttagcacccatagtacaagctttgcttagtttggggctaagttgatctgtgtaagatgtccccaatatttatttatttatttattatttaaatatacggatgtacccgggcattttcagaatttgggaccccccaattagcgtaagttgttaacaaaaatgttgtaacgaaaattaaatatgaaatttcaataaaaaaattgtttttgtcttaattacataaactttaagcgatattctacattcagaatgtaaaaaaaaataagacagattttatgctaaattgtcgtcacaaaactgacagcgagttaatttttgttaacaacttccgctaattgggggggtccGAAATTCTGGAAATGCCCCACGTTAATAAATCATAACAGCGATCGTCTaacttggcaaagaatacctttttgtaccctttggtgtagaaactctagatccatggggccccagcgcgaacaagttgttcacagaaatcgcgaagcgtctggttgaggtaactggtgaccgaagagctggcgacttcctcgcacaacgtatcagcattgcgatacagcgaggaaatgtcgccagtatccttggtacaatgcctcaagggcctattttagacattagctagcttttaagtttagtcttagttccttatataattatgtaaatatgttcatgtaaataaagtttGTGTGTCATAACAGCGATATGTTGCGAGTATTTTGGAGACCCGtcatcaggcatgagtgctCGTGGCAGCTAGACTCCGTGCACTGTCCCAACTGGGAGTCTTTACGTGTTAtcgcatttaatttatatagcAACTGAATTGTCTAATGTAAATTTTGGCATTCTAAAATAAACTCTGtcaacaagtctgtcagtaaataagaacaaagaaaactataggtatccttttctcgaacaccctaaagaaaaggatgcatatagttttctttgttcttatttactgacagacttgtttgacagagtataacagCGAATGCTTCCATCATTGAACTAATTAAGATTAACCtgtaataacattaataaccaataatttgtgagtgtgtttagtaaaacgtcccactttgtcggttaccattaaggctacatttatttgtatctttatatgaataaactgacaaagcggctttacaGCAGTCGACAACATGGGACGTTTTTTAGTGCacacttatatatttttttattttattttcttcattTTGAATGGTATGGCATTTTCACAAATTGGGACCcgaaattagtgacagttggtaacaaaaaataactcgatgtcagttttgtgacgacaattaagaataaaacttGTCTAAAAcccaacttttttcatgttctaaatgttctaattaacacaaaaaacaatattaagTATTACACAAAAACAATACGTACCTTTTTGAGATAATAAAGTTATCAATGCaatccaaaatatttttttttaaattatttccataataagtacaaaaattactaaatataCTTACCCTCCAAATAAAAACTGATAGAACGTAACATTAACCTACAAAACTCTCTTAAAgctataaaaaaacaagttattaaagaaataataggatctaaaaaatatttcctttgCCCAAAAACTTAAATAGAAAAGTTTTAGCGATAGTCTTGTAAGGATAACAATATTTTCACATATGATTTCCCATAGGAAGGCGTTTGATATACACGCTATTATAAACTTTACTTGTATCGCAATAggggatatatttttttatatgttcaaTTGTTTTATCTTTTATCAATTTCCTTTTTGGTGGTGTATAAATTGTATCGTTATGAATTGGTTGTTGATTTAGTACTCCGTGTAGACAAAGACATACCTACAGCGTTATTTTGTAAGAAAAattgtaaatgaaaaaaaaaatacagacgaattgagaacctcctccctTGAGCTTTGATCGCAAGCCTGTATTTTAAAAAGTGATAGTTAAACTGCTTAGCGCCTGAAACTGCTCAAGTACGTGTCAGTACCACTCTTTACGTAAAGGGCGCAGGTTGCTAACCCATCATCAGCACCACATTTAAACCTAATaccccatagtcgacttctacgacccACACAAGAAAATGTGGTGAATGGTGATGAAAGTCTTAGCTAATCACCACAAGGGGCACGGGGCACCCTAATTGGTTACGCGGAAAATTCGAATCCATTCAGAAATCACAGTATCTTTAACCGTACATATCAGCGTCTGCATCTGGTCACTGTATAGGAACAGTAGTAACTCTTCTGCGCAAAAGCGGATGGGAATGAAGGAGAATGAATCATTCATATTATTCTCATCCACTTACATGTCTTGCTTACGCGCATCGACTAATCATATGCTGGCACATGATGAACATTATGTTAAAAAGGCCCGAAAATACCCAACCAATCCCGAGAAGAGGCGAGACAATCCGACATTGGTGGTCAGACGTGCAGAAAATCCACAGTGTAAGGTCTgagtgcatgtcaaacaatataAGGTCATTAATACAAGTttagtgtcctgagtcgacgctgcgtagggtgtacgcacgctcgcccgtcCCGCGTCCCGCTGCACGCCTCGTTGAACGCTCTGTTCCGAGAGTCCATATCGAGCCTTACACTGAGAAAGAGATCCTGAGTACGCATATAAGCCGGAACAGAACACTCTGGCGCAGGCAAATCCAACCCCTGATGAACATTTAAAGAAGATGaatctaaaaatgtaaatacattttttttaattcacgtGTGAATTGCTAGCCGCTCACGTGCCTATTTAAACTTATGAATACTAATACTTGGTAATTCGTTGCCGAGCGTCATTGAACTGTGAACTCAAACGCAGGCGTAGAAATACCCATCAACATGTTTTCAgggttttttatacatatttatgtttcTTTGACGTTTCTGAAAATAAACTTACGACTTGAGACACCTAGCAATAAATAAGTGAATATCAAGGAGGTAAGTATCCCGTTTTGactaagataaaaaaaattgtaggtatacttatacatttttctACGAAAACGATGTAACATTCGGTTTAAAAACGAAACGGGGAATAGTTAAAAGGtttaaaagtaagtaagtatgtaaatttatcaatttccgctaccttaaggttgtctggaagaaatcgctctttagcgataagaccgcctgttgt of Leguminivora glycinivorella isolate SPB_JAAS2020 chromosome 5, LegGlyc_1.1, whole genome shotgun sequence contains these proteins:
- the LOC125226358 gene encoding uncharacterized protein LOC125226358; the protein is MLTALAAGANRDVWYVDSGAAQHFCNDRSFLSDFTTDKPKKVYIANGEALLTAGKGTAQALLKDNSVRSISNVYLVPKLSANLLSVSAMDRKGYEIVFRSGVCKVFDKGQVLATATLRDGIYQLDAIETLSALCSEPSSQAMPLSLGTGDNVAVPARSVAESVKQAPQFPATGSQSTQQVWHRRLSHLNARSMELLRKEVPEGAWNSTSDHGSKVISSERSRGARDKKRYGESQVHASGSRLEEGILGRSGQHRRLP